A single genomic interval of Halobacillus halophilus DSM 2266 harbors:
- a CDS encoding nucleotide sugar dehydrogenase produces the protein MTINRMDSADSTQVIGVVGLGYVGLPVAIGFSKEYKVIGYDINEARISSLNQFYDYTKEISEEQLREARIKFTSNEKDLGACNFIIVAVPTPISVNQEPDLTYLKQASTVLGKNLSPGTIVVYESTVFPGATEEVCLPILERESGLEAGSDFHVGYSPERINPGDKDHTFQTINKIVAAQDKETLDTIYSIYQRVITAEVYKAASIKVAEASKIIENTQRDINIAFMNEISIIFNKLGINTHEAIKAASTKWNFNPFYPGLVGGHCIGVDPYYLIHKSKSVGYTPKFIESAREINDYMPEYIVKTLLEQMTIHKKNLKDLTITVLGVTFKQNLPDTRNSKALEIVEKLKDLDVNVQVCDPHVDHNHFKDELKDLHQLEESDVLILAVPHKFFTSLPVSTFQRLLKDGKGIIMDIKGALTQNELGEDITLWNL, from the coding sequence ATGACTATAAATAGAATGGATAGTGCCGATTCCACTCAAGTTATAGGGGTAGTAGGACTCGGTTATGTAGGTCTGCCTGTAGCCATAGGATTTTCTAAAGAATACAAGGTCATTGGATATGATATTAATGAAGCTAGAATTAGTTCTTTAAACCAGTTTTATGACTATACTAAAGAAATTTCTGAAGAACAATTAAGAGAAGCACGTATTAAATTTACATCGAACGAAAAAGATCTGGGAGCCTGTAACTTCATAATAGTAGCAGTCCCAACGCCAATCTCAGTCAACCAAGAGCCGGATTTGACTTACTTAAAGCAAGCCTCCACAGTTCTGGGGAAAAACCTTTCCCCAGGGACAATTGTTGTATATGAATCGACCGTTTTTCCAGGAGCAACAGAGGAAGTGTGTCTCCCGATCCTTGAGCGAGAATCAGGTTTAGAAGCAGGATCTGACTTTCACGTAGGGTATTCTCCAGAAAGAATAAACCCCGGAGATAAGGACCATACATTTCAAACCATTAATAAAATCGTAGCTGCTCAAGATAAAGAAACATTAGACACTATCTATTCGATCTACCAACGTGTGATTACTGCTGAAGTGTATAAAGCAGCCTCCATTAAAGTTGCCGAGGCTTCTAAAATTATAGAGAATACACAAAGAGATATTAATATCGCATTTATGAATGAGATTTCAATAATATTCAATAAATTGGGAATCAATACGCATGAAGCCATTAAAGCTGCCTCAACAAAATGGAATTTCAATCCATTTTATCCAGGTCTGGTTGGGGGGCACTGTATAGGAGTCGATCCCTACTACTTAATTCATAAATCGAAATCAGTCGGATATACCCCGAAATTTATTGAATCAGCAAGGGAAATAAACGATTACATGCCAGAATATATTGTAAAGACGTTGTTGGAACAAATGACGATTCATAAAAAGAATTTAAAAGACCTCACCATTACCGTTCTAGGAGTTACATTCAAACAGAATCTTCCAGACACAAGAAATTCTAAAGCTCTTGAAATAGTAGAAAAACTAAAGGATTTAGATGTAAATGTCCAGGTGTGCGACCCTCACGTTGACCATAACCACTTTAAGGATGAGTTAAAAGATTTACACCAACTAGAAGAATCTGATGTATTGATTTTAGCCGTCCCTCATAAATTTTTCACCAGCCTTCCTGTAAGTACTTTTCAACGTTTATTAAAGGATGGAAAAGGAATCATTATGGATATTAAAGGTGCCTTAACCCAAAATGAGCTTGGAGAGGACATTACCTTGTGGAATCTCTAA
- a CDS encoding DegT/DnrJ/EryC1/StrS family aminotransferase has protein sequence MIPLISLKKQYEVIEAELMDEMRKVLRSGQYILGPKVKQLEETVAEKLGVVSAVAVANGTDALILTLDAYDIGEGDEVITTPFTFFSTAEAISRVGAKPVFADVDPQTYTICPNKIKEKITSSTKAIIPVHLFGQCADMDEINRIARERDLLVIEDACQAYGSTYKGKPAGSLGDAGCFSFFPTKNLGTLGDGGMVTTSDTQLAQKIHSLRVHGSIQKYHHQNIGYNSRLDELHAAILLVGLRHIDQWNKQRIALGERYHYKLQGIKHMKLPKTAENCLHVYHLYCIESKNRKQIIEYLQKKNIQTGIYYPCSLHLQEAYHHLGYQMGDFPIAERLSERLFAVPLYPFLSTEDQDAVITALRESEELLQC, from the coding sequence ATGATTCCTTTAATTAGTTTAAAAAAGCAATACGAAGTAATCGAAGCTGAGTTAATGGATGAAATGAGAAAGGTTCTGCGAAGCGGTCAATATATTTTAGGACCGAAAGTAAAGCAGTTAGAAGAGACCGTTGCGGAAAAATTAGGCGTGGTAAGTGCAGTTGCTGTGGCCAATGGTACAGATGCTTTAATACTTACGCTTGACGCTTATGACATAGGGGAGGGGGATGAAGTCATCACCACTCCATTCACTTTTTTTTCTACAGCCGAAGCTATTTCAAGAGTAGGTGCAAAACCCGTATTTGCAGATGTCGATCCTCAGACATATACGATTTGTCCAAATAAAATTAAAGAAAAAATAACTTCTTCTACGAAAGCGATCATTCCTGTGCATCTGTTTGGCCAATGTGCCGATATGGATGAAATCAATCGAATAGCTCGTGAGCGTGACCTGCTTGTAATCGAAGACGCCTGTCAGGCATATGGTTCAACGTACAAAGGGAAACCAGCAGGCAGTCTAGGGGACGCGGGTTGTTTCTCATTTTTTCCGACAAAGAACCTCGGCACCTTAGGAGATGGGGGGATGGTTACTACATCTGATACCCAATTAGCCCAAAAGATTCATTCCTTGAGGGTACATGGCAGCATTCAAAAATACCATCATCAAAACATTGGTTATAACAGTCGTCTGGATGAGCTGCATGCGGCCATTTTGCTGGTGGGGTTGCGACATATTGACCAGTGGAATAAACAGAGAATTGCTTTAGGAGAACGCTACCATTATAAGCTTCAAGGAATTAAACATATGAAACTGCCAAAGACAGCTGAGAACTGTCTGCATGTCTACCATTTATACTGTATTGAATCTAAAAATCGAAAACAAATCATTGAATACTTGCAAAAGAAAAACATCCAAACAGGGATTTATTATCCTTGCAGCCTTCACCTTCAGGAGGCATATCATCACTTAGGGTATCAAATGGGAGACTTTCCGATTGCTGAACGGCTGTCAGAAAGACTTTTCGCGGTACCGTTATATCCTTTTCTCAGTACCGAGGATCAGGATGCAGTCATTACTGCGTTACGTGAAAGTGAGGAATTATTACAATGTTAA
- a CDS encoding Gfo/Idh/MocA family protein — protein MLKAGIIGCGNISKKHLKTISRLDSVELHAVSDVQKSRMEEAASFYRENITDNAPVKQYQDYLDLIHDSEIDIIIITVISGLHAKIAKQALIENKHVIVEKPLALSIREADEIIKLSHLKQKKVLVCHQLRYRPIFLKLKELLEKGTLGKPYMGAVSARINRSQQYYESAAWRGTWEHDGGMLINQGIHLVDLLVWLLGDIDTVYGEVARNNELKEIEDVATGVIHFNNNAKGTIEVNTITKPATQGYCLSLYFEKGTIILGGAGFDKLEHCFIEGEDQLVRELKEACKQKDEQILMYQNFIDSILNHTLLVVDASEGKRALEVIFALYKSNNNRLPVKLPLLSFSTKEMKAISCHKEKMDE, from the coding sequence ATGTTAAAGGCAGGGATAATTGGGTGCGGTAATATTTCTAAGAAACATTTAAAAACCATATCCAGGCTGGACAGCGTGGAGTTACATGCCGTGAGTGATGTGCAAAAAAGCAGGATGGAAGAAGCTGCTTCTTTTTATCGAGAAAATATTACTGACAACGCTCCTGTTAAACAGTACCAAGATTACCTGGACCTGATCCATGACTCTGAAATAGATATTATTATCATCACCGTAATATCAGGTCTACATGCAAAAATAGCCAAACAAGCACTTATAGAAAATAAACATGTGATCGTTGAAAAACCATTGGCTCTCTCTATTCGGGAGGCTGATGAAATAATAAAATTATCTCATTTAAAGCAAAAGAAAGTACTTGTGTGTCATCAACTAAGGTATCGTCCTATCTTCTTGAAATTAAAAGAACTTCTGGAAAAAGGGACTCTTGGAAAGCCATATATGGGTGCGGTGTCTGCTAGAATTAATCGTTCCCAACAGTATTATGAATCAGCTGCATGGAGAGGAACCTGGGAGCATGATGGCGGAATGCTCATCAACCAGGGCATTCATTTAGTTGATTTACTCGTATGGTTATTAGGAGATATAGATACAGTTTATGGAGAAGTTGCAAGAAACAATGAGTTAAAGGAAATAGAGGATGTTGCCACAGGTGTTATCCATTTTAATAATAACGCTAAGGGCACGATTGAAGTGAACACCATTACTAAGCCGGCCACCCAGGGTTATTGCCTTTCTCTGTATTTTGAAAAAGGAACCATCATTCTTGGCGGCGCTGGATTTGATAAGCTGGAGCATTGTTTTATAGAAGGTGAAGATCAACTTGTACGTGAATTAAAGGAAGCATGTAAGCAGAAAGATGAACAAATTTTAATGTACCAAAATTTCATAGATTCTATCTTAAATCATACCTTATTAGTCGTGGATGCCTCAGAAGGAAAAAGAGCATTGGAAGTTATTTTTGCTTTGTACAAATCAAATAATAATAGGCTGCCTGTTAAACTGCCATTGTTAAGTTTTTCTACGAAAGAAATGAAAGCCATCTCTTGTCATAAGGAGAAAATGGATGAGTGA
- a CDS encoding SulP family inorganic anion transporter → MFNKKKFQNHWLFNYEKRHLKNDFSAGLIVAIMLIPQGMAYSMLAGLPPVIGLYASTIPLIIYALLGSSKQLAVGPVAMVSLLVLSGVSTMAEPGSGEYISLVLLLSLMVGVIQLSMGLLRLGFVVNFLSHAVISGFTSAAALIIGLSQLKNLIGVDLAGQKNIFIIMSDAVTRISEINWTTFAIGIGSILLLVIFKKKAPQFPAPLVVVVASTLLVYFFKLEERGVSIIKDVPDGLPALSVPAFNMDSVMALLPIALTISFVGFMESIAVAKAIASKEKYKVDSNQELTGLGAANIVGSFFSASPVTGGFSRTAVNYQAGAKSGLASIITAVLIMITLLFFTGLFYYLPNAVLAAIIMVAVFGLINVKEAKHLFRIKKSDGWILVLTFVATLVTGIESGILIGAGAALLLFIWNSAYPHTAVLGYVQEEGVYRNVKRYPEALEHTDTLIFRMDASLYFANFAFMEEKIRNILGDRPEVTKVILDFSGVNRMDGVAVDELEKLIDEYDEAGVHIHLAQVKGPVRDLLERASWEEKYGERITHPQVKEAVSY, encoded by the coding sequence ATGTTCAACAAAAAAAAGTTTCAAAATCACTGGCTTTTCAACTATGAGAAGCGACATTTGAAAAACGACTTTTCAGCCGGGCTGATTGTGGCAATCATGCTTATTCCTCAGGGAATGGCCTATTCGATGCTCGCCGGATTACCTCCGGTGATCGGTCTTTACGCTTCCACCATTCCTCTAATCATATACGCGCTGCTGGGCTCTTCTAAGCAACTCGCCGTTGGGCCGGTTGCAATGGTATCACTCCTGGTACTGTCCGGGGTATCGACAATGGCAGAGCCCGGGTCCGGAGAGTATATTTCCCTTGTTCTCCTGCTATCATTGATGGTGGGTGTGATTCAACTCTCGATGGGACTGCTGCGATTAGGATTTGTCGTGAATTTCCTCTCCCATGCGGTCATCAGTGGTTTCACTTCGGCTGCTGCTTTAATCATCGGTTTGAGTCAGCTGAAGAACCTTATCGGTGTCGATCTTGCAGGTCAAAAGAACATATTCATTATAATGTCAGATGCGGTTACGAGAATATCAGAAATCAACTGGACGACCTTTGCGATAGGGATCGGGAGCATTCTGCTGCTTGTCATTTTCAAAAAGAAAGCCCCGCAATTCCCAGCTCCGCTTGTCGTAGTTGTCGCAAGCACGCTTCTCGTCTATTTTTTCAAACTTGAGGAGCGGGGGGTCAGTATTATAAAGGATGTACCGGATGGTCTGCCGGCCCTGAGTGTTCCAGCATTCAATATGGATTCCGTAATGGCTCTACTTCCGATTGCTCTGACTATTTCGTTCGTGGGCTTCATGGAATCTATCGCAGTAGCAAAAGCCATTGCATCAAAAGAAAAATACAAAGTGGATTCAAACCAGGAGCTTACAGGCCTTGGTGCGGCTAACATTGTCGGTTCGTTCTTTTCCGCTTCGCCTGTCACAGGCGGGTTTTCACGTACAGCCGTGAACTATCAGGCAGGGGCTAAATCAGGACTTGCCTCTATTATTACAGCCGTACTCATCATGATAACCCTTCTTTTCTTTACGGGCTTGTTTTATTACCTGCCGAATGCCGTGCTTGCGGCAATCATCATGGTGGCTGTATTCGGACTCATTAATGTGAAAGAAGCGAAACACCTGTTCCGTATTAAGAAATCAGATGGCTGGATTCTCGTTCTTACTTTTGTAGCAACACTCGTGACAGGGATTGAATCAGGGATTCTGATCGGTGCTGGAGCGGCTCTCTTGTTGTTCATCTGGAACAGCGCCTACCCTCATACAGCCGTGCTTGGCTACGTGCAGGAAGAAGGAGTTTACCGAAACGTAAAACGTTACCCTGAGGCGCTCGAGCATACGGATACGCTCATCTTTCGAATGGATGCCTCGCTGTACTTTGCCAATTTCGCTTTTATGGAAGAAAAAATCAGGAACATCCTCGGAGACCGCCCGGAGGTAACGAAAGTCATTCTCGACTTCTCCGGAGTGAACCGGATGGATGGGGTCGCTGTGGACGAACTGGAGAAATTGATCGATGAATACGACGAAGCCGGTGTGCACATACATCTGGCTCAGGTGAAAGGTCCGGTCCGTGATTTGCTGGAACGTGCAAGCTGGGAGGAAAAGTACGGAGAACGCATTACACATCCCCAGGTCAAAGAAGCAGTCAGTTATTAA